Proteins encoded together in one Pyxidicoccus trucidator window:
- a CDS encoding ATP-binding protein, with protein sequence MSHFAQMSKADLVRALEKLEPVRVARDALTATVQELQRHQIELEMQNRALREAQQALEQSHHRYVDLYDFAPVAYLTLDARACIQELNLTAAAMLERERPQLLGQPFTPFVEGADSARFLQHVRHCAVEGKVGSLEVRLRLAGSRAEVRLHTAPFPSGAPQGGQVCRVALVDLTELREAQSRLELAERLASLGTLAAGVAHELNNPLAFIGQCLELARLRMGERTAGAVEKEVQELLVDAAVGTEQLRSIVRDLHTFARAEEERQERVDVREVLGRSVRMAQGEIRHRARLVRDETEVSRVLANEGRLGQVFLNLLVNAARAIPVGNASQHEIRVVIRDEPGSVVVEVRDTGQGIPPERLERIFDPFFTTRPEGQGLGLGLSISHSLVTRMGGELTVESEPGLGSLFRVRLPAAPAVSGPPAQLPSPRLPKRPTRRGRILIVDDEPKLVLTLGMLLEEEHDVTRSLKAREALECIQAGPPFDVILCDLMMPEMTGEQLFEAVSVAVPEQALRMVFMTGGAFTDGAQRFLEQVKNPRLIKPFRVDELEAVLARVMG encoded by the coding sequence ATGAGCCATTTCGCACAGATGTCCAAGGCGGATTTGGTTCGCGCCCTTGAGAAGCTGGAGCCGGTGCGGGTCGCTCGGGACGCGCTGACCGCCACGGTGCAGGAGCTGCAACGCCACCAGATAGAGCTGGAGATGCAGAACCGCGCGCTGCGTGAAGCCCAGCAGGCGCTGGAGCAGTCCCACCACCGCTACGTGGACCTCTATGACTTCGCCCCCGTGGCGTATCTCACCCTGGACGCGCGGGCCTGCATCCAGGAGCTGAACCTCACGGCGGCGGCGATGTTGGAGCGGGAGCGCCCCCAGCTCCTGGGCCAGCCCTTCACGCCCTTCGTCGAGGGGGCGGACTCGGCCCGGTTCCTCCAGCACGTGCGCCACTGCGCGGTGGAGGGGAAGGTGGGGAGCCTGGAGGTGAGGCTGCGCCTCGCGGGGAGCCGGGCGGAGGTCCGGCTGCACACCGCGCCCTTTCCGAGCGGAGCGCCGCAAGGCGGCCAGGTGTGCCGGGTGGCCCTGGTCGACCTCACCGAGCTGCGCGAAGCGCAGTCCCGGCTGGAGCTCGCCGAGCGGCTGGCGTCGCTGGGCACGCTGGCGGCAGGGGTGGCGCACGAGCTGAACAACCCCCTGGCCTTCATTGGCCAGTGCCTGGAGCTGGCCCGCCTCCGGATGGGGGAGCGCACCGCCGGGGCCGTGGAGAAGGAGGTCCAGGAGCTGCTGGTGGACGCGGCCGTGGGCACCGAGCAGCTGCGCTCCATCGTCCGCGACCTGCACACCTTCGCCCGCGCGGAGGAGGAACGTCAGGAGCGGGTGGACGTGCGCGAGGTGCTGGGGCGCTCCGTCCGGATGGCCCAGGGGGAGATCCGCCATCGCGCGAGGCTCGTTCGGGACGAGACGGAGGTGTCGCGGGTGCTGGCCAACGAGGGCCGGCTGGGGCAGGTGTTCCTCAACCTGCTGGTGAACGCGGCGCGTGCGATTCCTGTGGGAAATGCGAGTCAGCATGAGATTCGCGTCGTCATCCGGGATGAGCCGGGCTCGGTGGTGGTGGAGGTGCGCGACACCGGCCAGGGCATTCCGCCGGAGCGGCTGGAGCGCATCTTCGACCCCTTCTTCACCACCCGGCCGGAGGGCCAGGGGTTGGGGCTGGGGCTCAGCATCAGCCACAGCCTGGTGACGCGCATGGGCGGTGAACTCACGGTGGAGAGCGAGCCGGGACTCGGCAGCCTCTTCCGCGTCCGGCTGCCGGCGGCGCCCGCCGTGTCCGGCCCGCCTGCCCAGCTGCCTTCACCCCGCCTCCCGAAGCGGCCCACCCGGAGGGGACGCATCCTCATCGTGGATGATGAGCCGAAGCTGGTCCTGACGCTGGGGATGCTGCTGGAGGAGGAGCATGACGTGACGCGCTCCCTGAAGGCCCGCGAGGCCCTGGAGTGCATCCAGGCGGGGCCTCCGTTCGATGTCATCCTCTGTGACTTGATGATGCCGGAGATGACCGGCGAGCAGCTCTTCGAGGCCGTGTCCGTCGCGGTTCCCGAGCAGGCACTCAGGATGGTCTTCATGACGGGCGGGGCCTTCACGGACGGGGCCCAGCGCTTCCTGGAGCAGGTGAAGAACCCGCGGCTCATCAAGCCCTTCCGCGTGGACGAGCTGGAGGCGGTGCTCGCGCGGGTGATGGGTTGA
- a CDS encoding Rieske 2Fe-2S domain-containing protein gives MAVNVVAWADPVRQPELGRLRAWHLVCPSESLRRGQVMGWSLGGRELVLFRGQGGGVHALSAHCAHMGTHLAGGTVVGDCLRCPLHHWRFDGSGACQADVGARSGQRPFPVVERFGAILVFNGPVVLCPPPELGAADLMWRAGPAVTVRCDWLPVLANSFDIEHLRTVHHRELREAPVVERPDPFTLRLRYTSRVTGSGPSDWLMKTLSGNRIGVTITLHGGTLLSVESDLGRTRSALVAGFRKTPEGLSVRLAFAARRGRVPGMDRLSLAVSRWLFTSFLRRDLSVLHDMRFNAVGAAEDPVLKQLLDFTASLPEDRDDERG, from the coding sequence ATGGCGGTGAATGTCGTGGCGTGGGCGGATCCGGTCCGTCAACCCGAGCTGGGACGGCTCCGGGCGTGGCACCTCGTGTGCCCGTCCGAGTCGCTCCGGCGCGGGCAGGTGATGGGCTGGAGTCTCGGCGGGCGGGAGCTGGTCCTCTTCCGGGGACAGGGCGGCGGCGTGCATGCGCTGTCCGCCCACTGCGCCCACATGGGCACCCACCTCGCGGGCGGCACCGTGGTGGGGGACTGCCTCCGCTGCCCGCTGCACCACTGGCGCTTCGACGGCAGCGGCGCCTGTCAGGCCGACGTGGGCGCCAGGTCCGGGCAGCGGCCGTTCCCCGTGGTGGAGCGCTTTGGCGCCATCCTCGTCTTCAACGGGCCGGTGGTCCTCTGTCCACCGCCGGAGCTCGGCGCCGCGGACCTGATGTGGCGTGCCGGGCCCGCCGTCACCGTGCGCTGTGACTGGCTGCCCGTCCTGGCCAACTCCTTCGACATCGAGCACCTGCGCACCGTGCACCACCGCGAGCTGCGGGAGGCTCCGGTGGTGGAGCGGCCGGACCCGTTCACCCTGCGCCTGCGCTACACCTCGCGCGTCACCGGCTCCGGGCCGAGTGACTGGCTGATGAAGACGCTGTCCGGCAACCGCATCGGCGTCACCATTACGCTGCACGGCGGGACGCTCCTCTCCGTGGAGAGCGACCTGGGACGGACGCGGAGCGCCCTGGTCGCCGGCTTCCGTAAGACGCCCGAGGGCCTGTCCGTGCGGCTGGCCTTCGCCGCGCGCCGGGGACGGGTTCCGGGGATGGACAGGCTGTCGCTCGCGGTGTCCCGGTGGCTCTTCACGTCCTTCCTGCGGCGGGACTTGTCCGTGCTCCATGACATGCGCTTCAACGCGGTCGGCGCCGCGGAGGACCCCGTCCTGAAGCAGTTGTTGGACTTCACCGCCAGCCTGCCCGAGGACCGCGATGACGAGCGAGGGTAG
- a CDS encoding SRPBCC family protein → MSQEKTRSLEKQVKIKAPRDAVWRAITEADQIVRWFALDAKVKPGVGGFVWLSWPGMAGEERIDVWEQGTHFRTSNPARPQVATDWYVEGEGGETTLRLVHSGFGEGADWDAEYDSLDRGWSVFFQNLKHMLERHPGAPGQQVMVPVPVGNVGLEQAWQCLLGPGVLGLERTGERTFKARSVTGEALEGEVDLWMPPRALGITVKNWNDARFTVDINGCDGEVRVWVCLLTWGLDAPAVEALRSRWQPALEGMFRPAA, encoded by the coding sequence GTGAGCCAGGAGAAGACGCGCAGTCTCGAGAAGCAGGTGAAGATCAAGGCCCCTCGCGACGCCGTCTGGCGCGCGATTACCGAGGCCGACCAGATTGTCCGCTGGTTCGCGCTCGACGCGAAGGTGAAGCCGGGCGTCGGCGGCTTCGTGTGGCTGAGCTGGCCGGGCATGGCGGGCGAGGAGCGCATCGACGTCTGGGAGCAGGGGACGCACTTCCGGACGAGCAACCCCGCCCGGCCTCAAGTCGCCACCGACTGGTACGTGGAAGGCGAGGGCGGTGAGACGACGCTCCGGCTCGTGCACTCCGGCTTTGGCGAGGGCGCGGACTGGGATGCCGAGTACGACTCGCTGGACCGCGGCTGGTCCGTGTTCTTCCAGAACCTCAAGCACATGCTGGAGCGGCATCCGGGCGCTCCCGGGCAGCAGGTGATGGTGCCCGTGCCAGTGGGGAACGTCGGACTGGAACAGGCGTGGCAGTGCCTGCTGGGGCCGGGCGTGCTCGGCCTGGAGCGCACCGGCGAGCGGACCTTCAAGGCCCGCTCCGTCACGGGCGAGGCGCTGGAAGGGGAGGTGGACCTGTGGATGCCGCCTCGTGCGCTCGGCATCACCGTGAAGAACTGGAACGACGCGCGCTTCACCGTGGACATCAACGGGTGCGACGGCGAGGTGCGGGTCTGGGTCTGCCTGCTCACCTGGGGGCTGGATGCTCCCGCCGTCGAGGCGCTCCGCTCCCGGTGGCAGCCCGCGCTGGAAGGAATGTTCCGTCCCGCGGCGTGA
- a CDS encoding chemotaxis protein CheB: protein MSSRKPVKKKGRAAPATSRRTRRKAPAEGVPVVGIGASAGGLEAFRELLRYLPRQSGMAFVLVQHLSPTHESNLTVLLARVSPLPIVEASDGQKVQADHVYVIPPAVLPSLQDGRLRLVPRPHGPGLPRTIDHFLGSLAREQGPRAVGVILSGTGSDGTQGMKAIQDAGGITLAQAPDSARFPGMSQSASAEGAVGRALPLKELGQALLFLRQPPEAPLPTSVSAEPDFSSEPEALGQLFGRLKVATGVDFAQYKPTTIFRRLSRRMAQCGMERLSDYVTWMDAHPAEMDALRQDLLIHVTSFFRDPESFQSLKLDLIPELLHRHSPDEPLRVWVPGCATGEEAYSIAICFLEVLATVPSPPGLQVFATDLSEAAIESARAGVYPESISEHVSPERLRRFFVQAPGGYQVAKPVRSVCVFARQDVVSNPPFSRLDLISCRNVFIYLGPALQRKVLATLHYALKPRGFLLLGSSESVGAAADLFSLHEKGHKTYRKKAVASRAGSFLPPREPRAHPHDGLLLAREPMLAPPDPQREADRIVLAHYGPPGVIVNDELEIVNFRGHTGDYLEPLPGAASLQLLKMAREDLTLELRTAVRQAKRQGSRVRRERVRLTEGKRERRVNIDVRPLRASSGTRERYFLILFEEVHEPAPAPRATRGRKASPRDASEADSLREELATTREHLQALLDDQETAHEELRAASEEAQSSNEELQSTNEELETTKEELQATNEELTTVNEELENRNAELSQVNSDLNNLLGSAHIATVMVGSDLRIRRFTPMAESVLKLSSGDLGRPLRDLKSPLFPADLGAAIAEVTETLVTTEREVQDAGGRWFQLRLRPYKTADRRIDGAVMTVLDIDRLKRSLDEARQARELAQAILDTQREPFLLLDPSLRVVSANPAFYQAFQVTREQTEGHRVYDLGNGQWNIFRLRELLEELLPRDLQLRDFSVEHVFEHIGAKRMLLNARKLVGDASRPGRILLSIEDVTGRT from the coding sequence TTGAGCAGCCGCAAGCCAGTGAAGAAGAAGGGCCGCGCAGCTCCCGCCACGTCCAGGCGCACCCGTCGCAAGGCCCCCGCGGAAGGCGTCCCCGTGGTGGGAATCGGCGCCTCCGCCGGCGGGCTGGAGGCCTTTCGCGAGCTGCTGCGCTACCTGCCGAGACAGTCGGGAATGGCCTTCGTGCTGGTGCAGCACCTGTCACCCACCCACGAGAGCAACCTGACGGTCCTGCTGGCGCGGGTCAGTCCCCTGCCCATCGTCGAGGCGAGCGACGGCCAGAAAGTCCAGGCCGACCACGTCTATGTCATTCCGCCCGCGGTGCTCCCCTCGCTCCAGGACGGCAGGCTGCGGCTCGTCCCCCGTCCGCATGGCCCGGGGCTACCCCGGACCATCGACCATTTCCTGGGCTCGCTCGCACGCGAGCAGGGCCCCCGGGCCGTGGGGGTCATCCTCTCGGGGACGGGCTCGGACGGCACCCAGGGGATGAAGGCCATCCAGGACGCCGGAGGCATCACCCTGGCCCAGGCCCCGGACTCCGCGCGCTTCCCGGGCATGTCCCAGAGCGCGTCGGCCGAGGGCGCCGTCGGTCGCGCGCTGCCGCTGAAGGAACTCGGGCAGGCCCTCCTGTTCCTGCGCCAGCCTCCGGAGGCGCCGCTGCCCACCTCCGTTTCCGCCGAACCGGACTTCTCGAGCGAGCCCGAGGCGCTGGGACAGCTCTTTGGCCGGCTGAAGGTCGCCACCGGCGTGGACTTCGCCCAGTACAAGCCGACGACCATCTTCCGCCGCCTGTCGCGGCGGATGGCCCAGTGCGGGATGGAGCGGCTCTCCGACTACGTCACCTGGATGGACGCACACCCCGCGGAAATGGACGCGCTCCGGCAGGATCTGCTCATCCACGTCACGAGCTTCTTCCGGGACCCGGAGTCCTTCCAGTCACTCAAGCTCGACCTCATCCCCGAGCTGCTCCACAGGCACTCTCCGGACGAGCCGCTGCGCGTGTGGGTGCCCGGCTGTGCCACCGGGGAGGAGGCCTACTCCATCGCCATCTGCTTCCTGGAGGTCCTGGCCACGGTGCCCTCGCCACCGGGGCTCCAGGTGTTCGCCACCGACCTGAGCGAGGCCGCCATTGAGAGCGCCCGCGCCGGCGTCTACCCGGAGTCCATCTCCGAGCACGTCTCGCCCGAGCGCCTCCGCCGCTTCTTCGTCCAGGCCCCCGGCGGCTATCAGGTCGCCAAGCCGGTGAGGAGCGTGTGCGTCTTCGCCCGGCAGGACGTGGTGAGCAATCCGCCCTTCTCACGGCTGGACCTCATCAGCTGCCGCAACGTCTTCATCTACCTGGGCCCCGCACTGCAGCGGAAGGTGCTGGCCACGCTCCACTACGCGCTCAAGCCGAGGGGCTTCCTGCTGCTCGGCTCCTCGGAGTCGGTGGGCGCCGCGGCCGACTTGTTCTCCCTGCACGAGAAGGGGCACAAGACCTATCGCAAGAAGGCCGTCGCCTCCCGCGCGGGGTCCTTCCTTCCCCCAAGGGAGCCACGGGCCCATCCGCACGACGGACTGCTGCTCGCCCGCGAGCCGATGCTGGCGCCGCCCGACCCGCAGCGGGAAGCGGACCGCATCGTCCTGGCCCACTACGGGCCGCCCGGCGTCATCGTCAACGACGAGCTGGAGATCGTGAACTTCCGCGGCCACACCGGGGACTACCTCGAGCCGCTGCCGGGCGCGGCGAGCCTCCAGCTCCTGAAGATGGCGCGCGAGGACCTCACGCTGGAGCTGCGCACCGCGGTGAGACAGGCGAAGCGGCAGGGCAGCCGCGTGCGCCGCGAGCGCGTCCGCCTGACCGAGGGAAAGCGCGAGCGGCGGGTCAACATCGACGTGCGCCCGCTGCGGGCCTCCTCCGGCACCCGCGAGCGCTACTTCCTCATCCTCTTCGAGGAGGTCCACGAGCCGGCTCCCGCCCCCAGGGCCACGCGAGGTCGGAAGGCGTCGCCCAGGGACGCCTCGGAAGCGGACTCACTGCGCGAGGAGCTGGCCACCACGCGCGAGCACCTCCAGGCGCTCCTGGACGACCAGGAGACCGCGCACGAGGAGCTGCGCGCCGCCAGCGAGGAGGCGCAGTCCTCCAACGAGGAGCTGCAGAGCACCAACGAGGAGCTGGAGACGACCAAGGAGGAGCTGCAGGCCACCAACGAGGAGCTGACCACCGTCAACGAGGAGCTGGAGAACCGCAACGCGGAGCTGAGCCAGGTCAACAGCGACCTGAACAACCTGCTGGGCAGCGCCCACATCGCCACCGTCATGGTGGGCAGCGACTTGCGCATCCGCCGCTTCACTCCCATGGCGGAGTCGGTGCTGAAGCTGTCATCCGGAGACCTGGGCCGTCCGTTGCGGGACCTCAAGTCCCCGCTGTTCCCCGCGGACCTGGGAGCGGCCATCGCCGAGGTGACAGAGACGCTCGTCACCACCGAGCGCGAGGTCCAGGACGCCGGGGGGCGCTGGTTCCAGCTCCGGCTGCGCCCCTACAAGACGGCGGACAGGCGCATCGACGGCGCGGTGATGACGGTGCTGGATATCGACAGGCTCAAGCGCAGCCTGGACGAAGCCCGGCAGGCGAGGGAGCTGGCGCAGGCCATCCTGGACACGCAGCGAGAGCCGTTCCTCCTCCTGGACCCCTCGCTGCGCGTGGTCTCCGCCAACCCCGCCTTCTACCAGGCGTTCCAGGTGACGCGGGAGCAGACGGAGGGCCACCGCGTCTACGACCTGGGCAACGGCCAGTGGAACATCTTCCGGCTTCGCGAGCTCCTGGAGGAGCTCCTCCCCCGGGACTTGCAGCTGCGGGACTTCTCCGTGGAGCACGTCTTCGAGCACATCGGCGCGAAGCGGATGCTCCTCAACGCCCGGAAGCTCGTCGGCGATGCCTCGCGCCCGGGGCGGATTCTCCTGTCCATCGAGGATGTCACGGGCAGGACGTAG
- a CDS encoding fatty acid desaturase: MTSEGRDTSIPATLNVVLLASALTVGAGCLWLASHADTWAVRLLAAVGFSFVNNTVFSLLHEATHGVLHPSRRVNDGLGRVAAALFPTSFTMQRAFHLNHHRHNRTRLEQFDYFRPGDNRFLKRAQWYSILSGLYWLFVPVGAVAFALVPGLLHRLRGTGTRYGEQTGADAYLGRLEDAPGAAIRWEVLLAVAVQAGLMVALDLSVTGWALCYAAFAVNWSGLQYADHAWSPLHVRDGAWDLRVAAPVRWLFLNYHYHRAHHRHPHVPWLHLERYVDSSVPRPSYLRVWLSMWRGPRPLPVTVEEP; the protein is encoded by the coding sequence ATGACGAGCGAGGGTAGGGACACGTCCATCCCCGCCACCCTCAACGTCGTGCTCCTGGCCTCCGCGCTCACCGTGGGCGCCGGGTGCCTGTGGCTGGCCTCGCACGCGGACACGTGGGCCGTGCGGCTGCTGGCGGCCGTGGGGTTCTCCTTCGTGAACAACACCGTGTTCTCGCTGCTCCACGAGGCGACGCACGGGGTGCTCCACCCATCGCGCCGGGTGAATGACGGGCTCGGGCGCGTGGCGGCGGCGCTGTTTCCGACGTCCTTCACCATGCAGCGGGCCTTCCACCTCAACCACCACCGCCACAACCGGACGCGGCTGGAGCAGTTCGACTACTTCCGGCCCGGGGACAACCGCTTCCTGAAGCGCGCGCAGTGGTACTCCATCCTCAGCGGCCTCTACTGGCTCTTCGTGCCGGTGGGCGCGGTGGCCTTCGCGCTCGTTCCGGGGTTGCTGCATCGGCTGCGCGGCACCGGCACCCGCTATGGCGAGCAGACCGGCGCGGACGCGTACCTGGGCCGTCTGGAGGATGCGCCTGGCGCCGCCATCCGCTGGGAGGTGCTGCTGGCGGTGGCAGTGCAGGCCGGGCTCATGGTGGCGCTGGACCTGTCCGTGACGGGGTGGGCGCTGTGCTACGCGGCCTTCGCGGTCAACTGGAGCGGGCTCCAGTACGCGGACCATGCGTGGTCTCCGCTGCACGTCCGAGATGGGGCGTGGGACTTGCGGGTGGCCGCGCCCGTGCGGTGGCTGTTCCTCAACTACCACTACCACCGCGCGCACCACCGGCATCCCCATGTGCCGTGGCTGCACCTGGAGCGCTACGTGGATTCGAGTGTGCCCCGTCCGTCGTACCTTCGCGTCTGGCTGTCCATGTGGCGCGGGCCCCGGCCGCTGCCCGTCACGGTGGAGGAGCCATGA
- a CDS encoding SgcJ/EcaC family oxidoreductase has protein sequence MTRTLGCVVALLLSFLSAPVLAQEAAAPGGAPPDVEATHIALRALKQDMEDALNKQDVDRMLTHLHPDVVFTTMNNDVRVGKEAIRAYYDEMMRGPNRVVEKVTAKFEVDDLTRLYGNTGIARGSSKDHYVLTDGTDIVIDSRWTCTMVREGDRWLIAAFHYSTNVFDNPLLSKMKNYGAGLLSIVAIGALLAGFVIGRTRRRKATA, from the coding sequence ATGACGCGGACCCTCGGCTGTGTGGTGGCGTTGCTGCTCTCGTTCCTCTCGGCGCCCGTCCTGGCCCAGGAGGCCGCCGCGCCCGGTGGCGCGCCTCCGGACGTGGAGGCCACGCACATCGCACTGCGAGCCCTCAAGCAGGACATGGAGGACGCGCTCAACAAGCAGGACGTGGACCGGATGCTGACGCACCTGCACCCGGACGTCGTCTTCACCACCATGAACAACGACGTGCGCGTGGGCAAGGAGGCCATCCGCGCCTACTACGACGAGATGATGCGCGGGCCGAACCGCGTGGTGGAGAAGGTCACCGCGAAGTTCGAGGTGGATGACCTCACCCGCCTCTACGGCAACACCGGCATCGCCCGGGGCTCGTCCAAGGACCACTACGTGCTCACGGACGGCACGGACATCGTCATCGACAGCCGGTGGACGTGCACCATGGTGCGCGAGGGCGACCGCTGGCTCATCGCCGCCTTCCACTACTCCACCAACGTGTTCGACAACCCGCTGCTCTCGAAGATGAAGAACTACGGGGCGGGGCTGCTCTCCATCGTTGCGATTGGCGCGCTCCTCGCCGGCTTCGTCATCGGCCGGACGCGGCGCCGGAAGGCCACGGCCTGA
- a CDS encoding ArsR/SmtB family transcription factor has protein sequence MAKDSSAAKARPMRARILERLATPTTAAALSRELDTSRQKVGYHLRELEQQGLVELVEERRKGNVVERLVKASSRAYLVSAEALASLAPDPAAAVDRFSSAYLIAVAARSVREVATLRERAQQAGKTLPTFSLQADVRFANAKARHAFAEELADTVGRLVARYHDERVEGGRHYRLFLGVHPAAAPEKESPE, from the coding sequence ATGGCGAAGGACAGCAGCGCGGCGAAGGCCCGGCCCATGCGGGCGCGCATCCTGGAGCGGCTCGCGACGCCCACCACGGCGGCGGCGCTCTCGCGCGAGCTGGACACGTCGCGGCAGAAGGTGGGCTACCACCTGCGCGAGCTGGAGCAGCAGGGCCTGGTCGAGCTGGTCGAGGAGCGCCGCAAGGGCAACGTGGTGGAGCGGCTGGTGAAGGCCAGCTCGCGCGCGTACCTCGTGTCCGCCGAGGCGCTGGCCTCGCTGGCCCCGGACCCCGCCGCCGCGGTGGACCGCTTCTCGTCGGCCTACCTCATCGCCGTCGCGGCCCGGAGCGTGAGGGAGGTGGCCACCCTGCGAGAGCGCGCGCAGCAGGCGGGCAAGACGCTGCCGACCTTCTCCCTCCAGGCCGACGTGCGCTTCGCCAACGCGAAGGCACGACATGCCTTCGCCGAGGAGCTGGCGGACACCGTCGGCCGCCTCGTCGCCCGCTACCACGATGAAAGAGTCGAGGGAGGGCGCCACTACCGCCTCTTCCTCGGCGTCCACCCCGCAGCCGCCCCCGAGAAGGAGAGCCCCGAGTGA
- a CDS encoding phosphatase PAP2 family protein — protein sequence MSPRPALFGLPRREELVLTGSLTVGFALFFLAVYGGASWVTGFYSGGLRVELPFERHIPFVPAWAAVYVSMDVLLLLSLLVFRTWRDMVPFALALCVETVVGAVGFLVLPVEVAWPARVVHGGWAEVFFLADTMNLERNYLPSLHVAFACTAALAYAERSGWLARTVFGLWAAGIAASTLLIHEHHLVDVVAGALLAWWTWRLVAPRARREDFLNALHVEALCARELFRFSRRHLRYALIALALYRYSLGRWWRAARVARVGFCFLQLVDDVLDGDRRIEGEPLDWVDALLVELETGRAQDTGTAATLGRVLLASLEDREARGHVFQLMRTMRADRERVLGRRWLGAEALRAQHRDTFRLSVDLMLHVAGAGVRASDAPALIDAFGWCSSLRDLREDLAQGLYNVPAEVAEEVRTEGADPSDCDALLASAAGRAWVVGEYARARTLLDCCSVELAALEGRAGVPLLRLFHRSIESFWAKRLPRRMPFLRDAARLRPWPSGAASGR from the coding sequence ATGAGCCCGCGCCCCGCCTTGTTCGGCCTGCCCCGCCGGGAGGAGCTGGTCCTCACCGGCTCGCTCACCGTGGGCTTCGCGCTGTTCTTCCTCGCCGTGTACGGCGGCGCGAGCTGGGTGACGGGCTTCTATTCCGGCGGCCTCCGCGTGGAGCTGCCGTTCGAGCGGCACATCCCGTTCGTCCCCGCGTGGGCGGCGGTCTACGTGAGCATGGACGTGCTGCTGCTGCTGTCGCTGCTCGTCTTCCGCACGTGGCGGGACATGGTGCCCTTCGCGCTCGCGCTGTGCGTGGAGACGGTGGTGGGCGCGGTGGGCTTCCTGGTGCTGCCCGTGGAGGTCGCCTGGCCCGCTCGCGTCGTGCACGGCGGCTGGGCCGAGGTCTTCTTCCTGGCCGACACGATGAACCTGGAGCGCAACTACCTGCCGTCGCTCCACGTGGCCTTCGCGTGCACCGCCGCGCTGGCATATGCGGAGCGCTCGGGCTGGCTGGCGCGGACGGTGTTCGGGCTGTGGGCGGCGGGCATCGCCGCGTCCACGCTGCTCATCCACGAGCACCACCTGGTGGACGTGGTGGCGGGCGCGCTATTGGCCTGGTGGACGTGGCGGCTCGTCGCGCCCCGGGCCCGCCGTGAGGACTTCTTGAATGCGCTCCACGTGGAGGCGCTCTGTGCCCGGGAGCTGTTCCGCTTCTCCCGGCGGCACCTGCGCTACGCGCTGATTGCCCTGGCGCTCTATCGCTACTCGCTGGGCCGGTGGTGGCGCGCCGCGCGGGTGGCCCGGGTGGGGTTCTGCTTCCTCCAGCTCGTGGACGACGTGCTGGACGGAGACCGGCGCATCGAGGGCGAGCCGCTCGACTGGGTGGACGCGCTCCTGGTGGAGCTGGAGACGGGGCGCGCGCAGGACACCGGGACGGCGGCCACGCTGGGACGGGTGCTGCTGGCCAGTCTGGAAGACCGGGAGGCGCGGGGGCACGTCTTCCAGCTCATGCGCACCATGCGCGCGGACCGGGAGCGGGTGCTCGGGCGGCGGTGGCTCGGCGCCGAGGCGCTCCGTGCGCAGCACCGGGACACGTTCCGGCTCTCCGTGGACCTGATGCTGCACGTGGCCGGGGCGGGAGTGCGTGCCTCGGATGCTCCGGCGCTCATCGACGCGTTCGGCTGGTGCTCCAGCCTGCGAGACCTGCGCGAGGACCTGGCGCAGGGGCTCTACAACGTGCCGGCCGAGGTGGCGGAGGAGGTGAGGACCGAGGGGGCGGACCCTTCGGACTGCGACGCGCTGCTCGCGTCGGCCGCCGGGCGCGCGTGGGTGGTGGGGGAGTACGCCCGTGCTCGCACGCTGTTGGATTGCTGCTCGGTGGAGCTGGCCGCCCTCGAAGGGCGCGCCGGGGTGCCACTGCTGCGGCTGTTTCACCGCTCCATCGAGAGCTTCTGGGCGAAGCGGCTCCCCCGCCGCATGCCCTTCCTTCGCGACGCGGCCCGGCTCAGGCCGTGGCCTTCCGGCGCCGCGTCCGGCCGATGA